A region from the Alphaproteobacteria bacterium genome encodes:
- the lptB gene encoding LPS export ABC transporter ATP-binding protein gives MKQSVLRVEHLSKSYGKRMVIKDVSLIARQGESVGLLGPNGAGKTTAFYCITGQLAATGGQIFLNSQDITHLPFYQRARLHIGYLPQENSVFRGLTVEQNIMAILEVVEPDRKKRIKKLDSLLDEFSITSLRRSPATALSGGERRRVEIARALANDPKFILLDEPFAGIDPIAVNEIRSLVSQLKNRGLGVIITDHNVRETLGITDRSYVLHDGKILKHGTTSEIVQDEMVKKVYLGEDFVM, from the coding sequence ATGAAACAATCAGTATTGCGTGTTGAACATTTGTCAAAATCGTACGGTAAACGTATGGTTATCAAAGATGTGTCACTGATTGCCCGCCAGGGCGAGTCGGTTGGACTGTTGGGGCCAAATGGTGCGGGAAAAACCACGGCATTTTATTGTATAACTGGACAGTTGGCGGCGACCGGTGGACAGATTTTCTTGAATTCTCAGGATATAACGCATTTGCCTTTTTATCAGCGGGCGCGGTTGCATATCGGATATCTGCCCCAGGAAAACAGTGTGTTTCGTGGACTGACAGTGGAACAGAATATTATGGCAATTCTGGAAGTTGTCGAACCTGACAGAAAAAAACGTATAAAAAAACTGGACTCGCTGTTGGATGAATTTTCAATAACGTCACTGCGGCGCAGTCCGGCAACGGCACTGTCGGGTGGTGAAAGACGGCGTGTTGAAATTGCGCGTGCACTGGCAAATGATCCGAAATTTATCTTGTTAGATGAACCATTTGCGGGTATTGACCCAATTGCAGTGAATGAAATTCGCAGCCTGGTGTCGCAATTGAAAAATCGTGGGCTGGGGGTGATTATTACCGACCATAATGTGCGTGAAACACTGGGGATTACCGACCGCAGTTATGTGTTGCATGATGGGAAAATATTAAAGCATGGCACAACGTCTGAAATCGTTCAGGACGAAATGGTGAAAAAAGTTTACCTGGGCGAAGATTTCGTTATGTAA
- a CDS encoding glycosyltransferase family 8 protein, which produces MVRKSKLPISVAFCFDNNMWMLAGVAIASLLYHGQGQVEYNIYCVVPKNLGVAKRRELVDMVARLDENSRIEFLDANSDFDASVVRQYTTGIYFRFMLAKLLPDTDKIIYCDVDVSFGDSLKELFAIDMGQNIIAGVRDASQGRKWPSNKNGYVNSGVLMLNLAEIRRLGMYEQWIELSRSEEFAYPDQDILNKTCDGKILYLPLKYNYMCGADGHRLSAVIPQGIYSAQEVEEAKANPVIIHYILRQPWLGRAHMCGDQWWRYAAMTPFYAAFQARITQMPDVVIKKVLLFNCINLMTIKIRQNNVKYYLFGKIPLCRVKTVV; this is translated from the coding sequence ATGGTACGAAAATCAAAGTTGCCGATAAGCGTTGCTTTTTGTTTTGATAATAATATGTGGATGTTGGCTGGGGTTGCAATTGCGTCGCTGTTGTATCATGGTCAGGGGCAGGTAGAATACAATATATATTGTGTTGTCCCAAAAAATCTGGGGGTGGCAAAGCGGCGTGAGCTGGTTGATATGGTTGCCAGGTTGGATGAGAATAGCCGGATTGAGTTCCTGGATGCAAATAGTGATTTTGATGCGTCAGTGGTAAGGCAATATACAACTGGTATTTATTTTAGGTTTATGTTGGCTAAATTGTTGCCTGATACGGATAAAATAATTTACTGTGATGTGGATGTTAGTTTTGGCGACAGTTTGAAAGAATTGTTTGCGATTGATATGGGGCAAAATATTATAGCGGGTGTACGTGATGCATCACAGGGGCGTAAGTGGCCAAGTAATAAAAACGGATATGTTAATAGCGGGGTGTTGATGCTGAACTTGGCAGAAATTCGCCGTTTGGGAATGTATGAACAATGGATTGAATTATCAAGAAGTGAAGAGTTTGCATATCCAGACCAAGATATTTTGAATAAAACGTGTGATGGAAAAATTTTGTATCTGCCATTGAAATATAATTATATGTGTGGTGCAGATGGACATAGACTAAGTGCGGTAATTCCGCAGGGTATTTACAGCGCACAAGAAGTTGAAGAAGCCAAAGCCAATCCTGTTATTATTCATTATATTTTACGGCAACCGTGGTTGGGGCGGGCGCATATGTGTGGGGATCAGTGGTGGCGATATGCCGCAATGACGCCATTTTATGCGGCTTTTCAAGCGCGCATAACACAGATGCCGGATGTTGTAATCAAGAAAGTATTGTTATTTAATTGTATAAATTTGATGACGATAAAAATTAGACAGAACAATGTTAAGTACTATTTGTTTGGGAAAATTCCTTTGTGTCGTGTGAAAACAGTTGTTTGA
- a CDS encoding uracil-DNA glycosylase: MNVKIEQSWKDALGAEFDKDYFIKLTDFVRGEYLSGKTVYPAPQNIFNAFNLCPLDKVKVVIIGQDPYHEPGQAHGLCFSVLPPTPIPPSLQNIYKEIESDLGRKSVTNGDLTHWANQGVLLLNATLTVQAHAAASHAGRGWEEFTDAVISAVSARDNIVYMLWGSYAQKKAAFVNPEKNLVLKSAHPSPLSAYRGFFGNKHFSRANQYLESCGETPIEW, from the coding sequence ATGAATGTGAAAATTGAACAATCTTGGAAAGATGCGTTGGGTGCGGAATTTGATAAGGATTATTTTATCAAATTAACAGACTTTGTGCGTGGGGAATATTTGTCTGGGAAAACGGTGTATCCTGCGCCACAGAATATTTTTAATGCGTTTAATTTGTGTCCGTTGGATAAGGTTAAAGTTGTAATCATCGGGCAAGATCCATATCATGAACCAGGCCAGGCGCATGGACTTTGTTTTTCAGTGTTGCCACCGACGCCAATCCCGCCATCGTTGCAAAATATTTATAAAGAGATTGAATCAGACCTGGGGCGAAAATCGGTTACAAATGGTGATTTGACACATTGGGCAAACCAGGGCGTGTTATTGTTAAATGCGACATTAACCGTTCAGGCACATGCAGCGGCATCGCACGCAGGCCGTGGATGGGAAGAATTTACAGACGCGGTTATTAGTGCGGTTAGTGCGCGTGATAATATTGTCTATATGCTGTGGGGCAGTTATGCCCAGAAAAAAGCAGCGTTTGTAAATCCGGAAAAAAACCTGGTGCTGAAAAGTGCGCATCCGTCACCGCTGTCGGCGTATCGTGGATTTTTTGGAAATAAACATTTCAGTCGCGCAAATCAATATCTGGAAAGTTGTGGTGAAACACCGATAGAATGGTAA
- a CDS encoding acyloxyacyl hydrolase — translation MKKFLCSLLIISAATTAHADTNPFFNGYDNQIALNFGWGVDSGFLLPAPVRWAPFIMLNAGYSQPTEFFRLPARRTLNITQTLGMGTSRGWHWDKYTIPIVTLSEDVILAHGKNWYFYSGLAVGMQAQQNERIGSKLLFGFKLGTGYKLSECTNLELFMQHYSNGNTAPENNSYAFFGAGLTYNF, via the coding sequence ATGAAAAAATTCTTGTGTAGTTTGTTAATAATATCTGCTGCGACAACCGCCCACGCAGACACAAACCCGTTTTTTAATGGATACGACAACCAAATTGCTCTCAATTTCGGCTGGGGCGTGGACAGTGGTTTTCTGTTACCTGCACCTGTTCGATGGGCACCATTTATCATGCTGAACGCTGGCTATTCTCAGCCAACTGAATTTTTTCGCCTGCCAGCGCGCCGCACATTAAACATAACCCAGACATTGGGCATGGGCACATCGCGCGGATGGCATTGGGACAAATATACGATTCCAATCGTCACTCTGTCCGAAGACGTTATATTGGCACACGGTAAAAACTGGTATTTCTATTCCGGCCTGGCCGTCGGCATGCAAGCTCAGCAAAATGAACGCATTGGTTCAAAATTACTGTTTGGATTTAAACTGGGCACTGGTTATAAACTGTCTGAATGCACAAATCTGGAATTGTTTATGCAACACTATTCTAACGGCAACACCGCGCCCGAGAATAATTCATACGCATTCTTTGGTGCCGGCCTGACATATAATTTCTAA
- the lptC gene encoding LPS export ABC transporter periplasmic protein LptC translates to MKRLWQFFFTGWGLVMVAALVAGSLFTKQILWTPISAINMTDIVSNQFKMSGASFVGTDKNGEPFKLRAKTGYQEYDNPDVIFMDTVSGTLRRTTNEVKITDNITANRGQYNRRKKTITLSGNVRVDSSNGDKLRTDELVIRL, encoded by the coding sequence TTGAAACGTCTGTGGCAGTTCTTTTTTACAGGATGGGGACTGGTAATGGTGGCGGCGTTGGTTGCGGGGTCACTGTTTACAAAACAGATTTTGTGGACGCCAATATCGGCGATAAATATGACGGATATTGTCAGTAATCAGTTTAAAATGTCCGGTGCGTCGTTTGTGGGGACGGATAAAAATGGTGAACCATTTAAATTGCGTGCTAAAACAGGGTATCAGGAATATGATAACCCAGATGTGATATTTATGGATACTGTGTCGGGGACTTTGCGGCGAACAACAAATGAAGTCAAAATAACAGACAATATTACCGCAAATCGTGGACAATATAACAGACGAAAAAAAACAATAACACTTAGTGGAAATGTGCGGGTGGATTCCAGTAATGGGGATAAACTGCGTACAGATGAATTGGTGATAAGGCTATGA
- the aspS gene encoding aspartate--tRNA ligase, translating to MLSLKSKYRTHTCGELNTSNVGESVVLSGWVHRKRDHGALMFVDLRDNYGITQIVFDGGNEALEKVRPESVIKVMGTVVARDASAVNDKIPTGGIEIQATSFEVLTNSDVLPFQVFGDDDSVAEDLRLKYRYIDLRRESLHKNILFRNRVMKFLRDKMWDMGFSEFQTPILTASSPEGARDFIVPSRNHHGMFYALPQAPQQFKQFIQISGFDRYFQIAPCFRDEDLRADRLLEFYQLDLEMSFVDLPDIQAVGNKLMPELIREFVPGAKVCADIPHIPFDEAMLKYGSDKPDLRNPIIIHDVTEIFRGSDFGIFANAVENGSVVRAIPAPNSADKPRSWFDKLGEFAVKELGLGGLGYIVFADEAKGPVAKKLDAERIAKLREIAGDNSSLFFVCDEKNTAAKAAGKLRNKLGDDLGLIDEKEFRFCWIEEFPFFEEDEESPTGIAFTHNPFSFPMATLEELNTKNPLEIKAAQFDMVLNGAEICSGGLRNFNPEVMLKCFDITGYSEEIVKEKFGGMYTAFQYGAPPHGGCAFGLDRLVQIMLDEPNLRQVVIFPTNQRGQDLMMGAPTTVTEKQLREVHIQVRKKN from the coding sequence ATGTTGTCTTTGAAATCAAAGTACAGAACGCATACATGTGGTGAATTAAATACATCTAATGTTGGTGAAAGTGTTGTGTTGTCGGGTTGGGTACATCGCAAGCGTGACCATGGCGCGTTGATGTTCGTTGACCTGCGCGATAATTATGGTATTACACAGATTGTTTTCGATGGTGGTAACGAGGCGTTGGAAAAAGTGCGCCCGGAATCTGTGATTAAGGTTATGGGGACGGTTGTTGCACGTGACGCGTCGGCCGTTAATGATAAAATCCCAACAGGTGGTATTGAAATTCAGGCGACATCGTTCGAAGTGTTGACTAATTCAGATGTGTTGCCGTTCCAGGTGTTCGGTGATGATGATTCAGTAGCAGAAGATTTGAGATTAAAGTATCGCTATATCGATTTGCGTCGTGAAAGTTTGCACAAGAATATTTTGTTCCGTAATCGTGTGATGAAATTCCTGCGCGATAAAATGTGGGATATGGGCTTTTCAGAATTTCAGACGCCAATTTTGACCGCGTCAAGTCCAGAAGGGGCGCGTGACTTTATTGTCCCCAGTCGTAATCATCATGGTATGTTCTATGCGTTGCCACAGGCACCACAGCAGTTCAAGCAGTTTATCCAGATTTCTGGGTTTGATCGTTATTTCCAGATTGCGCCATGTTTCCGTGACGAAGATTTGCGCGCAGACAGATTGTTGGAATTTTACCAGTTGGATTTGGAAATGTCGTTTGTGGACCTGCCGGATATTCAGGCGGTTGGTAATAAATTAATGCCAGAATTAATTCGCGAATTTGTCCCAGGGGCAAAGGTTTGCGCGGATATTCCACACATTCCATTTGATGAAGCGATGCTGAAATATGGTTCGGATAAACCAGATTTGCGTAACCCAATCATTATTCATGATGTGACGGAAATTTTCCGTGGATCTGATTTTGGAATCTTTGCAAACGCCGTTGAAAACGGCAGTGTTGTGCGCGCAATTCCGGCACCAAATTCGGCCGATAAACCACGTTCTTGGTTTGATAAATTGGGTGAATTTGCGGTCAAAGAATTGGGACTGGGCGGATTGGGATATATTGTTTTTGCAGATGAAGCCAAAGGGCCAGTTGCGAAAAAGTTAGATGCGGAACGTATTGCAAAACTGCGTGAAATTGCGGGTGATAATTCGTCGTTGTTCTTTGTTTGCGATGAAAAAAATACCGCAGCCAAGGCGGCGGGCAAGTTGCGCAACAAGTTGGGCGATGATTTAGGTCTGATTGACGAGAAAGAATTTAGATTCTGTTGGATTGAAGAATTCCCATTCTTTGAAGAAGATGAAGAATCACCAACAGGGATTGCATTTACGCATAATCCATTCTCGTTCCCGATGGCAACGTTGGAAGAATTGAATACTAAAAACCCGTTGGAAATCAAGGCGGCACAGTTTGACATGGTGTTAAATGGTGCAGAAATTTGCAGTGGTGGTTTGCGTAACTTTAACCCAGAGGTTATGTTAAAATGCTTTGACATCACTGGGTACAGTGAAGAGATTGTTAAGGAAAAGTTTGGTGGTATGTACACTGCGTTCCAGTATGGCGCGCCACCGCACGGTGGATGTGCGTTTGGGTTGGATCGACTGGTTCAGATTATGTTGGATGAACCAAACCTGCGTCAGGTGGTGATTTTCCCAACCAATCAACGTGGGCAAGACCTGATGATGGGGGCGCCGACAACTGTGACAGAAAAGCAGTTACGCGAAGTTCACATTCAGGTTCGCAAAAAGAACTAA
- the gyrB gene encoding DNA topoisomerase (ATP-hydrolyzing) subunit B, translating into MAVNNEYTGDSIKVLKGLDAVKKRPGMYIGDVGEGGNGLHHMIYEVVNNSIDEAMAGYADTVYVSLNPDGSATIRDNGRGMPFDINHDTGRSALELIMCELHAGGKFDNEGSGAYKVSGGLHGVGVSVVNALSTWLEVKVWRGDKEAFMAFADGVPTCDLKITENKSGIEHGTEVTFKPSPDTFTGTEFSFDTLETWLREQSYLNANVKIVLEDLRGGEKKEREFHSVDGLKGFATYLDKSKELLNKEPIQMIKQIDDTYIEIVLQWTTAYTETSLCFTNNIPNRDGGTHLAGFRAGLTRAINKYISEKGTKKDINLSGEDFREGLTSIVSVKIPDPKFGSQTKDKLVSSEVRPIVESTVSELLYEFLDENPAIAKTIVDKIIEAATAREAARKARELSRKKTGPELGGLPGKLAGCSERDPAKCELFIVEGDSAGGTAKQGRDRKTQAILPLRGKILNVERVRFDKMLGSDTIGALITTMGAGIGKDDFDIEKMRYHKVIIMTDADVDGQHIQTLLMTFFYRHMPQAIERGYIYVAKPPLYGVTRGKQQIYLQNQREMDDYLMEQLATDGMIETSTGVQVSGADLKRLLGLVLDMRNILQPLNHIIPLRFVEALALNGAFENESADVFENVQRMLDAQELEFERGWKVSSNEHGIEVTRTLRSVRETYVLPREKLNGMEIRAWHKMDGRDELMETFSKPTVLRVKSKNQKIWGALKLLDTAFEYAKNGLKIQRYKGLGEMNAEQLWETTMDPNHRSLFQVTVQDATKADEVVSMLMGDVVEPRRDFIVENALDANLDV; encoded by the coding sequence ATGGCAGTTAATAATGAATATACAGGTGATTCGATTAAAGTCCTGAAAGGGCTTGATGCTGTTAAAAAACGCCCGGGTATGTACATCGGTGACGTGGGCGAGGGTGGTAACGGTCTGCACCATATGATTTATGAAGTTGTGAATAATTCTATTGACGAAGCAATGGCGGGTTATGCGGATACGGTCTATGTTTCGTTGAATCCAGATGGGTCTGCGACAATTCGTGATAATGGACGTGGTATGCCGTTTGATATCAATCATGATACAGGGCGCAGTGCGCTGGAACTGATTATGTGCGAATTGCATGCCGGTGGTAAGTTTGATAACGAAGGCAGTGGTGCGTACAAGGTTTCGGGCGGTCTGCACGGGGTTGGTGTGTCGGTGGTGAATGCATTGTCAACGTGGCTGGAAGTTAAGGTGTGGCGCGGTGACAAAGAAGCGTTTATGGCATTTGCCGATGGTGTGCCGACATGTGATTTGAAAATTACTGAAAACAAGTCTGGAATTGAACATGGAACGGAAGTGACGTTCAAACCGTCGCCGGATACGTTTACAGGGACTGAATTTAGTTTCGATACATTGGAAACATGGTTGCGTGAACAGTCTTATTTGAATGCAAATGTTAAAATTGTTCTGGAAGATTTGCGTGGCGGGGAAAAGAAAGAACGCGAATTTCACAGTGTTGACGGGTTAAAAGGGTTTGCGACATATCTGGATAAGTCCAAAGAACTGTTGAACAAAGAACCTATTCAGATGATTAAGCAGATTGATGATACATATATCGAAATTGTGTTGCAGTGGACGACGGCGTATACGGAAACATCGTTATGCTTTACCAATAATATTCCAAACCGTGACGGTGGAACGCATTTGGCGGGATTTCGTGCGGGACTGACGCGTGCGATTAACAAGTATATTTCTGAGAAGGGTACGAAAAAGGATATCAACCTGTCGGGGGAAGATTTCCGCGAAGGTTTAACCAGTATCGTCAGTGTGAAAATTCCAGATCCAAAATTTGGTTCACAGACCAAGGATAAATTGGTGTCCAGTGAAGTGCGTCCGATTGTGGAAAGTACTGTGTCGGAATTGCTGTATGAATTTTTGGATGAAAATCCAGCAATTGCAAAAACGATTGTTGATAAGATTATCGAAGCCGCCACCGCACGTGAGGCGGCGCGCAAGGCACGCGAATTATCGCGCAAGAAAACAGGCCCAGAACTGGGTGGTTTGCCGGGTAAATTGGCGGGGTGTTCAGAACGCGATCCGGCAAAGTGCGAACTGTTTATTGTTGAGGGGGATTCGGCGGGTGGTACAGCCAAACAGGGGCGCGACCGCAAAACCCAGGCGATTTTGCCGCTGCGTGGTAAAATTTTGAATGTTGAACGTGTGCGCTTTGACAAGATGTTGGGGTCGGATACGATTGGTGCGCTGATTACAACAATGGGTGCAGGTATCGGCAAGGATGACTTTGATATTGAAAAAATGCGTTATCACAAAGTTATCATCATGACCGATGCGGACGTTGACGGTCAGCATATTCAGACGCTGTTGATGACGTTCTTTTATCGGCATATGCCACAGGCGATTGAACGTGGGTACATCTATGTGGCGAAACCACCGCTTTATGGTGTGACGCGTGGTAAACAACAAATCTATTTACAGAACCAACGTGAAATGGATGACTATTTGATGGAACAGTTGGCGACCGACGGTATGATTGAAACATCCACAGGTGTCCAGGTGTCTGGGGCGGATTTGAAACGTCTGTTGGGATTGGTGTTGGATATGCGTAATATCTTGCAACCGCTGAATCATATTATTCCGTTGCGCTTTGTCGAAGCGTTGGCATTAAATGGCGCGTTCGAAAATGAAAGCGCGGATGTGTTCGAAAATGTTCAGCGTATGTTAGATGCCCAGGAATTAGAATTCGAACGTGGGTGGAAAGTATCGTCCAATGAACATGGTATCGAAGTGACGCGTACATTGCGTAGCGTGCGTGAAACATATGTGTTACCACGTGAAAAATTAAACGGTATGGAAATTCGCGCGTGGCACAAAATGGATGGACGCGATGAATTAATGGAAACATTTAGTAAGCCAACAGTACTGCGCGTAAAGTCCAAGAATCAAAAAATCTGGGGTGCGTTAAAGTTGCTGGATACGGCATTTGAATACGCGAAAAACGGATTAAAGATTCAGCGATACAAAGGTTTGGGTGAAATGAACGCCGAACAGTTGTGGGAAACAACAATGGACCCAAATCATCGTTCTTTGTTCCAGGTTACGGTTCAGGACGCGACCAAGGCAGACGAAGTTGTGTCTATGTTGATGGGGGATGTTGTTGAGCCACGTCGTGACTTTATCGTAGAAAATGCGCTGGATGCGAATTTGGACGTATAA
- a CDS encoding GIY-YIG nuclease family protein — MFYVYLLRSINFPERFYVGCTGDLKRRLKEHNDGKSIYTNKFKPWTLHGYVAFDSEEKARNFEIFLKTGNGRIFQKKFF, encoded by the coding sequence ATGTTTTATGTTTATCTTTTGCGAAGTATAAATTTCCCAGAACGTTTTTATGTTGGTTGCACAGGTGATTTAAAAAGGCGCTTAAAAGAACATAATGATGGAAAATCGATATATACCAATAAATTTAAACCATGGACCCTGCATGGGTATGTGGCGTTTGATAGTGAAGAGAAAGCACGGAATTTTGAAATTTTTCTTAAAACAGGTAATGGTAGAATATTTCAAAAGAAATTCTTTTGA